The following are encoded together in the Daucus carota subsp. sativus chromosome 5, DH1 v3.0, whole genome shotgun sequence genome:
- the LOC108220941 gene encoding NAC domain-containing protein 46, with the protein MEGGSIVVDQQGEQELLNLPPGFRFHPTDEEIITHYLAPKIVNPRFNATAVGEVDLNKSEPWDLPKKAKMGEKEWFFFCQRDRKYPTGMRTNRATEQGYWKATGKDKEIYRKAKNRGDGQQLVGMKKTLVFYRGRAPKGEKSNWVMHEFRVEGKLSYQNFANKTAAKDEWVVCKVFHKNATTAPLINKKNSMDSFVEGLLDSNSLPPLVDSPYAANANINATTDTVTTNQLQDSKGTIYPPSFFGSSDQKFTNQMQQHGYMAPAPGITQNTHFYSYDQVPNTMFYSQNVNFPYQASSSLGNYLHQQRFDSVPNKRQCKVEQYSSNLTRSQDTGLSTELTAEISSKQQMDRSKPTYNEDAEGTSASHLADFDPFWDFQ; encoded by the exons atggaAGGAGGTTCAATAGTGGTTGATCAACAAGGTGAGCAAGAGCTGCTGAATTTACCACCAGGATTCAGATTTCATCCCACAGATGAGGAGATTATAACTCATTATCTCGCACCCAAGATTGTCAACCCCCGATTCAATGCAACTGCTGTTGGAGAAGTTGATCTCAATAAGTCTGAGCCATGGGATTTACCAA AGAAAGCAAAGATGGGAGAGAAGGAATGGTTCTTCTTCTGCCAAAGAGACCGGAAGTATCCTACGGGGATGCGAACAAACAGGGCTACAGAACAAGGATACTGGAAAGCTACCGGAAAAGACAAGGAGATCTACCGAAAGGCCAAAAATCGCGGCGACGGACAGCAGCTGGTGGGGATGAAAAAAACTCTGGTGTTTTACAGAGGGAGAGCTCCCAAAGGAGAGAAATCCAACTGGGTGATGCATGAATTTCGAGTGGAAGGAAAATTATCTTACCAGAACTTTGCTAATAAAACAGCTGCAAAG GATGAATGGGTTGTGTGCAAGGTTTTTCATAAGAATGCGACGACAGCGCCTCTGATCAACAAGAAAAACTCAATGGACTCCTTTGTGGAAGGCCTTCTGGACAGTAATTCTCTGCCACCACTCGTGGATTCTCCGTACGCTGCCAATGCAAACATCAACGCGACTACTGATACGGTTACCACTAATCAGTTACAAGATTCGAAAGGGACAATATATCCGCCTTCGTTTTTTGGATCCTCCGACCAAAAATTTACCAACCAAATGCAACAGCATGGCTACATGGCCCCTGCTCCCGGTATAACTCAAAATACTCATTTTTACAGTTATGATCAAGTGCCAAACACCATGTTTTActctcaaaatgtgaattttccTTACCAAGCATCTTCTAGTCTCGGTAATTACTTGCACCAACAGAGGTTCGATTCTGTGCCTAATAAACGGCAGTGCAAGGTGGAGCAGTACTCGTCGAATCTCACTCGTTCTCAAGACACCGGACTCAGCACTGAATTGACGGCTGAGATATCCTCCAAGCAACAAATGGATAGAAGCAAACCTACTTATAATGAAGATGCTGAGGGTACTTCAGCTAGCCATCTTGCAGATTTTGATCCTTTCTGGGATTTTCAATAA
- the LOC108221925 gene encoding myb-related protein 2 isoform X2, whose protein sequence is MYHHQHYHANNMQPTSRMSITPERHLFLQGGHAAGDSGLVLSTDAKPRLKWTPDLHERFIEAVNQLGGADKATPKSVLKLMGIQGLTLYHLKSHLQKYRLSKNLHGQANNGANKIATVAPAGERMSDSPGPHISTSDQGPQTNKNLHIGDAIQMQIEVQRRLHEQLEVQRHLQLRIEAQGKYLQTVLEKAQDTLGKQNLGTVGLEAAKVQLSELVSNVSTKSLDSAFSGMIEVPTFYPQQIQAKQPTDCSIQSCLTSYEVSQQGQEIQNRWSKDIKENRNFMSPIVQNTDKAYEMQLHASDLSMSVGVKEKMEERDIDANLFYERTNPVKQEDRKSRQGFQISNSAPQLDLNIHDDSDAASNCKHFDLNGFSWS, encoded by the exons ATGTATCATCATCAACATTATCACGCAAACAATATGCAGCCTACCTCAAGAATGTCCATTACTCCGGAAAGGCATCTGTTCCTGCAAGGTGGGCATGCTGCAGGAGATTCGGGACTTGTCCTTTCAACAGATGCAAAGCCCAGACTGAAGTGGACCCCAGACCTTCATGAGAGATTCATCGAGGCAGTCAATCAGCTTGGTGGAGCAGACA AGGCTAcaccaaaatcagttttaaaactAATGGGGATTCAGGGACTTACATTGTACCATCTTAAGAGTCACCTTCAG AAGTACAGGCTCAGCAAAAATCTGCATGGTCAGGCAAATAATGGGGCTAACAAAATTG CAACGGTTGCACCGGCAGGGGAAAGGATGTCAGACTCACCTGGACCTCACATAAGCACTTCAGACCAAGGACCTCAAACAAATAA AAATTTACACATAGGTGACGCAATCCAGATGCAAATCGAAGTGCAGAGACGGCTTCATGAACAGCTTGAG GTACAACGACATCTGCAGCTTCGTATAGAAGCTCAAGGAAAATATTTACAAACAGTGCTAGAAAAAGCTCAAGATACTCTTGGAAAACAGAACTTGGGCACAGTAGGACTAGAAGCTGCCAAGGTCCAACTATCCGAACTAGTCTCAAACGTATCCACCAAGTCCCTTGATTCTGCATTTTCAGGAATGATAGAAGTTCCTACTTTCTATCCACAACAAATACAAGCAAAGCAGCCTACAGATTGTTCGATACAAAGCTGCTTGACCTCATATGAAGTTTCCCAACAGGGCCAAGAGATACAAAACAGATGGAGCAAAGACATTAAAGAGAACAGGAACTTCATGTCTCCTATAGTTCAGAATACAGATAAAGCATACGAGATGCAGCTTCATGCCAGTGACTTGTCAATGAGCGTCGGAGTTAAAGAAAAAATGGAGGAAAGGGATATTGATGCTAATCTCTTTTATGAGAGAACAAACCCAGTTAAGCAAGAGGACAGGAAATCAAGACAAGGCTTTCAGATATCTAACTCAGCCCCACAGTTGGACCTGAATATCCATGATGATAGCGATGCCGCTTCAAATTGCAAGCACTTCGACTTGAATGGTTTCAGCTGGTCCTAA
- the LOC108221925 gene encoding myb-related protein 2 isoform X1 translates to MYHHQHYHANNMQPTSRMSITPERHLFLQGGHAAGDSGLVLSTDAKPRLKWTPDLHERFIEAVNQLGGADKATPKSVLKLMGIQGLTLYHLKSHLQKYRLSKNLHGQANNGANKIVATVAPAGERMSDSPGPHISTSDQGPQTNKNLHIGDAIQMQIEVQRRLHEQLEVQRHLQLRIEAQGKYLQTVLEKAQDTLGKQNLGTVGLEAAKVQLSELVSNVSTKSLDSAFSGMIEVPTFYPQQIQAKQPTDCSIQSCLTSYEVSQQGQEIQNRWSKDIKENRNFMSPIVQNTDKAYEMQLHASDLSMSVGVKEKMEERDIDANLFYERTNPVKQEDRKSRQGFQISNSAPQLDLNIHDDSDAASNCKHFDLNGFSWS, encoded by the exons ATGTATCATCATCAACATTATCACGCAAACAATATGCAGCCTACCTCAAGAATGTCCATTACTCCGGAAAGGCATCTGTTCCTGCAAGGTGGGCATGCTGCAGGAGATTCGGGACTTGTCCTTTCAACAGATGCAAAGCCCAGACTGAAGTGGACCCCAGACCTTCATGAGAGATTCATCGAGGCAGTCAATCAGCTTGGTGGAGCAGACA AGGCTAcaccaaaatcagttttaaaactAATGGGGATTCAGGGACTTACATTGTACCATCTTAAGAGTCACCTTCAG AAGTACAGGCTCAGCAAAAATCTGCATGGTCAGGCAAATAATGGGGCTAACAAAATTG TAGCAACGGTTGCACCGGCAGGGGAAAGGATGTCAGACTCACCTGGACCTCACATAAGCACTTCAGACCAAGGACCTCAAACAAATAA AAATTTACACATAGGTGACGCAATCCAGATGCAAATCGAAGTGCAGAGACGGCTTCATGAACAGCTTGAG GTACAACGACATCTGCAGCTTCGTATAGAAGCTCAAGGAAAATATTTACAAACAGTGCTAGAAAAAGCTCAAGATACTCTTGGAAAACAGAACTTGGGCACAGTAGGACTAGAAGCTGCCAAGGTCCAACTATCCGAACTAGTCTCAAACGTATCCACCAAGTCCCTTGATTCTGCATTTTCAGGAATGATAGAAGTTCCTACTTTCTATCCACAACAAATACAAGCAAAGCAGCCTACAGATTGTTCGATACAAAGCTGCTTGACCTCATATGAAGTTTCCCAACAGGGCCAAGAGATACAAAACAGATGGAGCAAAGACATTAAAGAGAACAGGAACTTCATGTCTCCTATAGTTCAGAATACAGATAAAGCATACGAGATGCAGCTTCATGCCAGTGACTTGTCAATGAGCGTCGGAGTTAAAGAAAAAATGGAGGAAAGGGATATTGATGCTAATCTCTTTTATGAGAGAACAAACCCAGTTAAGCAAGAGGACAGGAAATCAAGACAAGGCTTTCAGATATCTAACTCAGCCCCACAGTTGGACCTGAATATCCATGATGATAGCGATGCCGCTTCAAATTGCAAGCACTTCGACTTGAATGGTTTCAGCTGGTCCTAA